A single Brachybacterium sillae DNA region contains:
- a CDS encoding universal stress protein — protein MKILLAYVPSATSEAAFEYAVAEARSKGAELVVLASESTTSGVSKAHGVTDTRPLSERLAETGVPHDLRIVPRRDDPADDIIAVAQDEHMDLLVLGIRKRTPIGKILLGSTSQRVVMEVPCPVVLVKPKDFVPRARI, from the coding sequence GTGAAGATCCTGCTCGCCTATGTCCCCAGCGCCACCAGCGAGGCGGCCTTCGAGTACGCCGTGGCCGAGGCCCGCTCCAAGGGCGCCGAACTCGTGGTGCTCGCCTCCGAGAGCACCACCTCCGGGGTGTCGAAGGCCCATGGGGTCACCGACACCCGTCCGCTCTCGGAGCGTCTCGCGGAGACGGGTGTGCCGCACGATCTGCGGATCGTCCCCCGGCGCGACGATCCGGCCGATGACATCATCGCCGTCGCCCAGGACGAGCACATGGACCTGCTGGTGCTGGGTATCCGCAAGCGCACCCCGATCGGGAAGATCTTGCTGGGCTCCACCTCCCAGCGGGTGGTGATGGAGGTGCCCTGCCCGGTCGTGCTGGTCAAGCCGAAGGACTTCGTGCCGCGGGCGCGCATCTGA